The following nucleotide sequence is from Burkholderiales bacterium.
TCTGCAGATCCGTGATTTCAAGGAAGGGCGGCGCAAGGATCCCGCGATGTCTGCGGTGGTCGCGAACCTTTCACGCGAGGACATGCTGGACATCGCGGCCTACTACGCCGCGCAGAAGCCCAACGGACAGAACAGCAAAGGCCCCCAGGCACTGGCGGCCAAAGGCAAGCAGGTGGCCGATGCCGCGTTGTGCACGATGTGCCACCTCGGCGGTTTTTCGGGGCAGAACGAAGTGCCGCGCGCCGCCGGCCAGCACTACGAATACATCAGGAAGCAGCTGCTCGACTTCAAAAACCGGAACCGCACCAACGACGCCGGCAACATGACGGCGGTGATGCGCACCATCTCCGATGAGGAAATCGACGCCCTGGCGGCGTATATCGCATCCTTGCGCTGAGGCCGTGACTGCCGCGACCGCCGCACGGCAGTGCCCCGTCTGTGCGTCGTCGCGATAATCACGCCGTCACCTCATGCGCGAACACACCCTTGCCTGCCTCGGTCCCCACGGATTCCACCGTCTGCACTACTACGAATGGGGCGAACCGGCCAACGCGCGCGTGCTGATCTGCGTGCACGGGCTCACCCGCAACGGGCGCGATTTCGACGCGCTCGCCAAAGTCTTGTCGAAGGACTACCGAGTGCTGTGCCCCGATATGCCGGGTCGCGGCAAGAGCGAGTGGCTGACGCACAAGGAGGATTACGCCTATCCGGTGTACTGCGCGGACATGGCAGCGCTCATCGCGCGCAGCGGCGCCGCAACGGTGGACTGGGTGGGCACCTCGATGGGTGGCATCGTCGGCATGTTGCTCGCGGCGCAGGCCGGCAGCCCGATCCGCAAACTGGTAATGAACGACGTCGGCGCGCGCATTCCGGCCACCGCGCTCGGCCGGCTCAAGACCTACGTCGGGAAGGACCCGACATTCGGCAGCCTGGAGGAAGCCGAGGCCTACCTTCGTTTCGTCTCGGCCCCTTTCGGTTCGCTCACCGACGCGCAATGGCGGCATCTGTCCGAGATGTCGTTCCGTCTGCGCGATGACGGGACATGGGGTCTGGTCTACGATCCGGCCATCGCCAACGCCTTTGCCGGCCCGCCGGCCGACGTGGATCTGTGGACGTTCTGGGACCTGGTTCGCTGTCCCACGCTGGTTCTGCGCGGCGCGGAGTCGGACCTGCTGCCGCACGAGACCGCGCTGGAGATGATGCGCCGCGGGCCGAAGGCGAAGCTCGTCGAGTTTCCGGGCATCGGCCATGCTCCGATGCTCATGGCCGAAGATCAGATCGCCGTCGTGCGGGATTTTCTGCTCACTGATTGAGCCGTCGCATCGACCGACGCCGTGGTTGAAGTTTTCCTTTCGGAGGAATGAATGGAGCTGCGCAATTTCAAACGACCGGATGCGAAGCTGGTCGAGCAGTACCGGGAGGTCGCGAAGTGCTACAGCGCTTCGTGCGTGTTCGCCGACGTGCAGCGGCGCGGCGGCGTCATGCATTCCTCGATCAAGCCGATCTTCAAGGGCAAGTGCGTCGGACCGGCGCTGACCGTCAAGCTCTCCCCCGGCGATCTGCAGGACCCGCTGGCGGCGCTGCACGTGGCCCAGGCGGGAGACGTCGTCGTCGTGGATGCCGGCGCGGAAACGGAGACTTCGGTGTTCGGCGGCCTGATGGGCAGCCTGTTCAAGAACCGCGGCGTGCAGGGTGCGATCATCGACGGGGCGTGCCGCGACATCGATGAACTGACGGACCTGAAGTTCATCCTGTTTTCGCGCGCGGTGACCGCCCGCGGCACGCACACGATGTTCTCCGGACGCAAGGATGGCGTCGAGCTGAACGTGCCGATCGTGTGTGGCGGGGTGGTGGTGAATCCCGGCGACATGATCGTCGCCGACGAGATCGGCGTGACGGTGGTGCCGGCTGCGGGACTGACCGAGGTCCTGGAGGCTGCGCGCGAGCAGGCGCGGCGCGAAGAAGCCACGCGCAAGCGCATCGCGGAGGGAAGGACGTTCGAGGAACTGCTGGCGGAATTCGGAAGAATCTGACGTCTCGAATGCTGGCCGTTGACTGGGGCACTTCCTCCCTGCGTTGCTACCGGCTCGACGGTGCCGGCAGGATCCTGGAGCAGCGCTCTTCCGCGAAAGGGATCCTTGCCGTGGAAGGCGGGCGCTTCGCGCAGGCGCTGGAGTCGGAAGCCGGAGACTGGATCGCCGCCGGGGAAGCGCCCATCGTGATGAGCGGGATGATCGGCAGCCGGCAAGGATGGCTGGAAGCGCCTTACGCCGAGTGCCCTGCGGGCCTGGCCGAAATCGCCGGCGCGCTCGAGGAAGTGCGCTGGAAGACTCACCGCGCCTGGATCGCACCGGGACTGACCTGTCGCGACGAGTCCGGCGTGCGCGACGTCATGCGAGGCGAAGAAACGCAGATCCTCGGCGTAATCGACGAACTGGGCGCCGGCGAGCACCGCATCTGCCTGCCGGGCACGCACAGCAAGTGGGCGCTGGTGCGCGACGGGCGCATCGAGCGCTTCGCAACGCACATGACCGGCGAGGTGTTCGCGGTACTGAAAGCGCACAGCATTCTCGGGCGCATGATGAGCGGAGAGCGGTCCGACGAAGCGGCTTTTCTGGAGGGTGTGGCGCGGGCGGGCACACCGGGCGGCCTGCTGCATCACCTGTTCGGCGTCCGGGCACGCGGCCTGTTCGGCGAGATTGGCGACGAAAGCTCGGCATCGTATCTCTCCGGCATATTGATCGGCCATGAGCTGCGCAGCGCTGTCCGCGAGGCAAGCCGGTTCTACCTGCTGTGCGCGCCGCAGCTTGCCGCGCTCTACAGGACGGCCGCGCGCACGATCGGGGCCGAGGCGCTGGCGCTGGATCCGGATGCGGTGGTGAAGGGATTGTTCAAACTGGCGAGGATGAAGGGTGAACGATAAACGACGGCGGATTCAGCGCTCGGCAGGTAGCGGGTCCGCTCTGCCTCCGTGTATTCTGCTGCGTTGAGTGTTCGATGCCGTTCTTGACCGGCTTTCTGATCCCTCGGCCCTCACTTGGTCGCCAAACCCTTCTCCGCCTGGCTCGAGCGCTTCCCGCTGGTGGCGATCCTGCGCGGGATCCGGCCGGTGGAGGTGCTCGAGGTGGGCGAGGCGCTGGCCGACGCCGGCTTCTGCATCATCGAGGTCCCGCTCAACTCGCCGGAACCCTACGCCAGCATCGTCAAGCTCTCGAAGCGGTTCGGCGCACGCCTGCTGGTCGGCGCGGGCACCGTCACCGACTGGACACAGGTTTCGCGGGTGGCGGACGCCGGCGGCGCGATCGTGGTCATGCCACATGCCGACGAGCGCATCGTCGAGGCGGCCAAGCGGCGCGGCCTCTTCGCGCTGCCGGGCTTCGCCACCCCGACCGAGGCGTTTCGCATGATCGACGCGGGTGCCGATGCCCTGAAGCTGTTTCCCGCCGAGGCGAATCCGCCCAGGGTCCTGAAGGCGCTGCGCGCGGTCCTGCCGCGCGAGGTTCCGGTGCTGCCCGTGGGCGGGATCACGCCGGCCAGCCTGCGCGAATACCGGGACGCCGGCGCGGACGGATTCGGCCTGGGCTCGGCACTGTACAAGGCGGGCGCGAGCCTTGCCGAGGTTGCGCAGGCGGCGGAGGCGTTTCGGCGAGCATGGGAGGCATTGCCGAAGAAGTCGTGACGGACAAACCGCGACGATCGCGACTGCGTGGGAGCCGCGACGCGGCGAGCTCGGGCTTCCCGACGACAGTCAGGTCGTCACGGCCGCTCGTAGACGATCTTGATGTGCAGATGGTGACTCGGATCGAGATTGTCCTCGTCCAGCGGTCTCGCCACGGTGATGGGCTTGAGCGGCCTGGCGAGGATCTCGCGCACGAAGTTCGGCAGCGCGAACACGCCCCGATGGGTGGCGCCGTTGTAGAACTGCAGGTCGCGCAACCCCCGCTCGCGGATTCGCCGCTCGACCTCCTCCTCTGACAGCGCGAGCGGGTCGGTCTCGTCGGAAGCCGCCGCCATTCCCCACCATGTGCCGTAGAGCGGGACGTACACCAGGTAGGGCCGCACGATCCTGAACGCCTCACGCAGCGAGCTGATGACCCGGTGATAGACGTTGGGGCGCGTCACGGGCGAGCCCAGGTGCATCGAGAACACGCCCCGCGGGCCGAGGATGCGGCGGCACTCGCGCAGGAACTCCACGCGATACAGCGGTTCGGCCGGCCCGAACGGGTCGGTCAGGTCGAGCATCATCAGGTCGAACTGGTCGCGGCATTGCTCGACGTAGGCCTTGCCGTCGGTGATGAGCACCTTGAGGCGCGGATCGTCGAAGGCGCCCCGGTGCACCCTGGGCAGATGCTCCCTGCAGAACTTGACCACGACCTCGTCGATCTCGGCCATGACCACTTCGCGCATCGACTTGTACTTCAGATACTCCTCGGCCGCACCGCCGTCGCCTCCGCCGATGATGAGGGCGCGCTGCGGCCCCGGGTGCGCGATGCCTCCCGGGTGGATCATGTTCTCGTGGTAATAGAACTCGTCCGCATCGGAGGTCATGAAGTAGTCGTCGATGCGCAGCGCGCGCCCGAACTTCACCGTTTCCAGGACCTCGATGTCCTGGTACGGTGACTTGACGTGCGCAAGGCGGCGCGTGGCCCGGACCCAGAATCCGAAGCCTTCGTTCAGCTGCTCGATCGGAAAGAGGTCCGTGTCCTTGGGCGCCGCCATCCCTACAGCCTCTCGACCGAGTGCACGTTCTCGTGCGCCGGCTTGAAGGTGTCGAGCAGCGACTGGTAGAGCTTGCGCGCCTTGGGCCGGTTGTCCTGGGTGTAGGAGCACACGTAGACGTCGACCGTCACGTAGCGCTTCTCCGGCCAGGTGTGGATCGACATGTGCGACTCGGCGAGCACGATCATGCCCGTCACGCCCCCGCCACCGCCGAACTGGTGAAAGTAGTGACCGACCGCCGAGAGCCCGGCGTCGTGCACCAGCTTCAGGCAGTGATCCACGAGCAGTGGGGAGTCTACGAGAAAGCGATCTCCGCACGCGCAGTCGTAAAGATCGCCCATGATGTGGAGACCCGGGGTCTCCTTGACCTTCTGAAGCGTCTCCGCCTTTTGGACCGGAAGAACCTGCTTCAGCTTGAGATTACGCATCTCACATACCCTCCGTAATGTGGCGCCCACTTGCAGGGGACCACCTTGCGTCGAGAACGCGTACACCCAAACCAACCGATTCCCGCCGAACCACCCTTCGAAGGAAGTCCGACTTTCTCAAGGTCGGAGTTCGCTCGCTGCCGTGAGTCCAGCGACCCAGCGACCGGACGGAGACTTCGCTCGCTTACCGGCCATTTCTTTGAGCGCGCACTATACGGCCTCGCGCGAGATTTTCAAGTGTTTTTTCCGGTCTTGTGGAGGATTCGCCCGGCTTTCGGCCGTCGCGCGCGCTCACGCTTGCTCGCCGGCGGCGAGCAGACGCGCCAGAGTCTCGTCGGCCGGACGCGCCAGGAGATCCACGCCGAGCCGGGCGAAGGTCACTGCAGCGGCCAGCGCGCGCCGGTCTGCGCCGTGATCCAGGGACCACTGCGCCTGGCGCGCGAGCAGCAGCAACGCAGCCGCGCGCCCCAGCGTAAGGGCAAAGCGGCGCGCGCCCGCCTCCTGCGCCCAGCCGCTGGTGGAAGCCAGCCAGGTTCCGGCCGAGCCGAGCGCACCCTGCGCCACCCGGGCGCAATCGGCGAGCTGTGGCTCGCGCGCGGCGGAAGCCAGTGCCTGCGCCTCGACTTCCAGCGCGGCCAGTGCCTTTCCCCCGCTCACGGCGCGCAACGCATCGAGCGCCAGCACGTTCGTGGTGCCCTCCCAGATCGGGAACACCTGGGCGTCACGCAGCAGCACGGGTATGCCGGTGTCCTCGACGTAGCCGGCTCCGCCGAAGGATTCCA
It contains:
- a CDS encoding c-type cytochrome; the protein is MTKFIVCAGLLLAMPFGAAAQDAVAGQQKAQVCAACHGADGNSTIPQNPILAGQTARYLYLQIRDFKEGRRKDPAMSAVVANLSREDMLDIAAYYAAQKPNGQNSKGPQALAAKGKQVADAALCTMCHLGGFSGQNEVPRAAGQHYEYIRKQLLDFKNRNRTNDAGNMTAVMRTISDEEIDALAAYIASLR
- a CDS encoding alpha/beta hydrolase, with amino-acid sequence MREHTLACLGPHGFHRLHYYEWGEPANARVLICVHGLTRNGRDFDALAKVLSKDYRVLCPDMPGRGKSEWLTHKEDYAYPVYCADMAALIARSGAATVDWVGTSMGGIVGMLLAAQAGSPIRKLVMNDVGARIPATALGRLKTYVGKDPTFGSLEEAEAYLRFVSAPFGSLTDAQWRHLSEMSFRLRDDGTWGLVYDPAIANAFAGPPADVDLWTFWDLVRCPTLVLRGAESDLLPHETALEMMRRGPKAKLVEFPGIGHAPMLMAEDQIAVVRDFLLTD
- a CDS encoding 4-carboxy-4-hydroxy-2-oxoadipate aldolase/oxaloacetate decarboxylase — translated: MELRNFKRPDAKLVEQYREVAKCYSASCVFADVQRRGGVMHSSIKPIFKGKCVGPALTVKLSPGDLQDPLAALHVAQAGDVVVVDAGAETETSVFGGLMGSLFKNRGVQGAIIDGACRDIDELTDLKFILFSRAVTARGTHTMFSGRKDGVELNVPIVCGGVVVNPGDMIVADEIGVTVVPAAGLTEVLEAAREQARREEATRKRIAEGRTFEELLAEFGRI
- a CDS encoding 2-dehydro-3-deoxygalactonokinase, coding for MLAVDWGTSSLRCYRLDGAGRILEQRSSAKGILAVEGGRFAQALESEAGDWIAAGEAPIVMSGMIGSRQGWLEAPYAECPAGLAEIAGALEEVRWKTHRAWIAPGLTCRDESGVRDVMRGEETQILGVIDELGAGEHRICLPGTHSKWALVRDGRIERFATHMTGEVFAVLKAHSILGRMMSGERSDEAAFLEGVARAGTPGGLLHHLFGVRARGLFGEIGDESSASYLSGILIGHELRSAVREASRFYLLCAPQLAALYRTAARTIGAEALALDPDAVVKGLFKLARMKGER
- a CDS encoding 2-dehydro-3-deoxy-6-phosphogalactonate aldolase, producing MVAKPFSAWLERFPLVAILRGIRPVEVLEVGEALADAGFCIIEVPLNSPEPYASIVKLSKRFGARLLVGAGTVTDWTQVSRVADAGGAIVVMPHADERIVEAAKRRGLFALPGFATPTEAFRMIDAGADALKLFPAEANPPRVLKALRAVLPREVPVLPVGGITPASLREYRDAGADGFGLGSALYKAGASLAEVAQAAEAFRRAWEALPKKS
- the speE gene encoding polyamine aminopropyltransferase, coding for MAAPKDTDLFPIEQLNEGFGFWVRATRRLAHVKSPYQDIEVLETVKFGRALRIDDYFMTSDADEFYYHENMIHPGGIAHPGPQRALIIGGGDGGAAEEYLKYKSMREVVMAEIDEVVVKFCREHLPRVHRGAFDDPRLKVLITDGKAYVEQCRDQFDLMMLDLTDPFGPAEPLYRVEFLRECRRILGPRGVFSMHLGSPVTRPNVYHRVISSLREAFRIVRPYLVYVPLYGTWWGMAAASDETDPLALSEEEVERRIRERGLRDLQFYNGATHRGVFALPNFVREILARPLKPITVARPLDEDNLDPSHHLHIKIVYERP
- the speD gene encoding adenosylmethionine decarboxylase, which translates into the protein MRNLKLKQVLPVQKAETLQKVKETPGLHIMGDLYDCACGDRFLVDSPLLVDHCLKLVHDAGLSAVGHYFHQFGGGGGVTGMIVLAESHMSIHTWPEKRYVTVDVYVCSYTQDNRPKARKLYQSLLDTFKPAHENVHSVERL